One segment of Candidatus Nanopelagicales bacterium DNA contains the following:
- a CDS encoding type II toxin-antitoxin system RelE/ParE family toxin, which translates to MIEPHTVQLTRKAERSLRSLERTDQQRIRAAIELLSDNPRPPHCIALTGENGVYRVRVGDFRILYEVLDEQLIILVIRIGHRRDVYRSLT; encoded by the coding sequence GTGATTGAGCCTCACACAGTTCAGCTCACTCGTAAGGCTGAACGGTCCTTACGATCTCTAGAGCGAACCGATCAACAACGCATACGTGCCGCTATCGAATTACTCTCGGACAATCCTCGCCCGCCTCATTGCATTGCACTCACGGGTGAGAATGGCGTTTACCGAGTCCGCGTTGGAGATTTTCGAATCTTGTACGAAGTTCTTGATGAACAACTCATCATTCTCGTCATCCGCATCGGACATCGTCGAGATGTCTATCGCTCTTTGACGTAG
- a CDS encoding type II toxin-antitoxin system Phd/YefM family antitoxin — MKKIPISEAREGLAEVIEGAHRSGEPVYLTKRGRTIAVVLDPEVYERLLETAEDVLDRAELALAREASDFVPWEQVKADLGLM; from the coding sequence ATGAAGAAAATACCCATCAGCGAAGCACGAGAGGGCCTCGCCGAGGTCATTGAAGGCGCTCACCGAAGCGGTGAACCGGTGTACCTGACCAAACGCGGGCGAACAATTGCAGTGGTCTTGGACCCCGAGGTCTATGAACGCCTTCTCGAAACTGCCGAAGATGTCCTGGATCGAGCTGAGCTCGCCCTTGCCAGAGAAGCATCCGACTTCGTGCCGTGGGAGCAGGTAAAAGCAGACCTTGGGTTGATGTGA